In a single window of the Balaenoptera acutorostrata chromosome 3, mBalAcu1.1, whole genome shotgun sequence genome:
- the FAM161B gene encoding LOW QUALITY PROTEIN: protein FAM161B (The sequence of the model RefSeq protein was modified relative to this genomic sequence to represent the inferred CDS: deleted 1 base in 1 codon) → MTVGRSAGDSGGAQWSRQIFPPKSSSDTEAEEELCGDGLVLPRAGKLSEFISPEEETDSTSDSTASFYETLQALRQKGRWCLLESLYLSDPDSDESLSEDDEDLESFFQDKGRGKPQVQYPPSPRYGSMRRCSSLSNLPSDLPKAQPQPPSSSRPLSQHRSISSWASSITVPQPFRMTLREAGRKAQWLASPASFEHERQQAQKQGQEEAECHRQFRAQPVPAHVYLPLYQEIMERNEARRRAGIQKRKELLLSSLKPFSFLGKDEQRKKAIQQRDLVATAKAKVPKQKATRRIPKSILEPALGDKLQEAELLRKIRIQMRALDMLQMASSPIASSSGRADSQPRIATRTREEKLGFLHTDFGFQPRVNPAVPDYEELYKAFQKRAAKRRDTQEVTRNKPFLLRTASLRRTPRPCDAAASEGRRESPQPPATPLPRSRSLSGLASLSANTLPVHITDATRKRESAVRRSLEKKDKADQSTQWSEMHKKKCQAISKSVTLRAKAMDPHKSLEEVFKAKLKENRNNDRKRAKEYKKELEEMKKRIQIRPYLFEQVTKDLARKEAEQRYRDTLRHAGLDEDFVRNKGQGNRALKWKEQSEVRDCPSTHETCKLGIRNPRQDLEESLEQPTSPKKELEELSYELPDNLKSFG, encoded by the exons ATGACCGTGGGCAGGTCTGCAGGAGACTCCGGCGGCGCTCAGTGGAGCCGTCAG atatttccCCCCAAATCCTCCTCAGACACAGAGGCAGAAGAGGAGCTGTGTGGGGATGGGCTGGTTTTGCCCAGGGCTGGCAAACTCAGTGAGTTCATCAGCCCAGAGGAGGAGACAGATTCTACTTCTGACTCAACTGCGAGTTTTTACGAGACCCTGCAGGCACTAAGGCAGAAAGGCAGGTGGTGCCTGTTGGAATCCCTTTATCTGTCTGACCCAGACAGTGATGAAAGCCTCTCTGAAGATGATGAGGACCTGGAGAGTTTCTTCCAAGACAAAGGCAGGGGGAAGCCGCAGGTGCAGTACCCCCCGTCTCCGAG GTATGGCTCCATGAGGCGCTGCAGCTCCTTGAGCAACCTGCCCTCCGATCTTCCCAAGGCTCAGCCTCAGCCACCCTCcagctccaggcctctctcccagcACAGGAGCATCAGCTCCTGGGCATCATCCATCACCGTCCCTCAGCCGTTCCGCATGACGCTGCGCGAGGCCGGGAGGAAGGCCCAGTGGCTGGCCTCGCCTGCCTCCTTTGAGCATGAGAGGCAGCAGGCCCAGAAGCAGGGCCAGGAGGAGGCCGAGTGCCACCGGCAGTTCCGGGCACAGCCTGTGCCTGCGCACGTCTACCTGCCCCTCTACCAGGAGATCATGGAGCGCAACGAGGCACGCAGGCGGGCAGGGATCCAGAAGAGGAAGGAGCTGCTCCTCTCTTCCTTGAAGCCCTTCAGCTTCCTGGGGAAGGACGAGCAGCGAAAGAAAGCCATTCAACAGAGGGACCTGGTCGCCACAGCTAAGGCCAAAGTCCCCAAGCAGAAGGCCACCAGGAggatccccaagtccattctggAGCCAGCCCTCGGGGACAAACTCCAGG AAGCTGAGCTCTTGAGGAAAATTCGCATCCAGATGAGAGCCCTGGACATGCTCCAGATGGCATCCTCCCCCATCGCTTCCTCCAGTGGCCGGGCTGACTCACAGCCTCGAATAGCCACCCGGACCCGGGAGGAGAAGCTTGGGTTTCTGCACACTGACTTTGGATTCCAGCCTCGGGTGAATCCTGCCGTCCCTGACTATGAAGAACTTTACAAGGCCTTCCAGAAAAGAGCTGCCAAGAGAAGAGACACCCAGGAGGTGACTCGCAACAAGCCCTTCTTGCTGAGAACCGCCAGTCTGCGTCGTACTCCTCGGCCCTGTGATGCTGCCGCCTCTGAAGGGAGGAGG GAATCTCCACAGCCACCCGCCACACCCCTACCAAGGAGTCGTTCTCTGAGTGGCCTTGCTTCCCTCTCTGCCAACACCCTCCCCGTGCACATCACAGACGCCACCAGGAAGAGGGAATCTGCAGTCAG ACGTTCACTTGAGAAAAAGGACAAAGCAGATCAAAGTACTCAGTGGTCGGAGATGCACAAAAAGAAGTGTCAGGCGATATCTAAATCTGTGACCTTGCGTGCGAAAGCCATGGATCCCCATAAAAGCCTGGAGGAGGTGTTCAAAGCAAAGCTGAAAGAGAATCG GAACAATGACCGTAAAAGAGCAAAAGAGTATAAGAAAGAATTGGAGGAAATGAAGAAGAGAATACAAATAAGGCCCTATCTCTTCGAACAAGTTACCAAG GACCTTGCCAGGAAGGAAGCAGAACAACGGTATCGAGACACCCTGAGGCACGCTGGGCTGGATGAAGACTTTGTGAGGAACAAGGGTCAGGGCAACCGGGCTTTAAAATGGAAGGAGCAATCAGAAGTCCGTGATTGTCCCAG CACTCATGAAACT TGTAAACTCGGCATCAGGAATCCACGGCAGGATTTAGAAGAATCTCTAGAACAGCCTACAAGCCCCAAGAAAGAACTAGAGGAGCTGTCTTATGAATTACCAGATAATCTCAAATCATTTGGTTAA